The following proteins come from a genomic window of Shewanella halifaxensis HAW-EB4:
- a CDS encoding DUF1538 domain-containing protein, which translates to MDMLQQLLDTLLITIRDVVPIAIILFGFQLGVLKRPVANWRRVAAGFVYVILGLSFFLVGLEMALFPIGESMAEQLTSHEFIHEDDLENTVNGWQDYYWVYIFAAAIGFSTTIAEPSLIAVAIKANQVSGGTISIQGLRISVAIGVAFGISLGCFRIVVGDPIHYYIMAGYVLVVIQTFYAPKTIVPLAYDSGGVTTSTVTVPLVAALGLGLATNVDGRNPLIDGFGLIAFASLFPMITVMGYAQLVELKNKTQKERDNAL; encoded by the coding sequence ATGGATATGTTGCAGCAACTGCTTGATACCTTGCTGATCACCATACGTGATGTGGTCCCCATTGCGATAATTCTGTTTGGCTTTCAGCTTGGCGTACTGAAAAGACCCGTGGCGAACTGGCGCCGCGTTGCCGCTGGCTTTGTTTATGTCATTTTAGGGCTAAGCTTTTTCTTAGTGGGTCTTGAGATGGCATTATTTCCGATTGGTGAGAGTATGGCTGAGCAGCTCACCTCCCATGAGTTTATCCATGAAGACGATCTAGAAAATACCGTCAATGGCTGGCAGGACTACTATTGGGTCTACATTTTTGCGGCGGCGATAGGCTTCAGTACAACTATTGCCGAGCCTTCTTTGATTGCAGTTGCCATTAAAGCCAATCAGGTTTCCGGTGGCACTATCAGCATTCAGGGACTACGAATTTCGGTGGCGATCGGTGTCGCCTTCGGGATCTCGTTAGGTTGTTTTCGTATCGTGGTGGGCGACCCTATTCATTATTACATCATGGCTGGTTATGTGTTGGTGGTGATCCAGACTTTTTACGCGCCTAAGACCATAGTGCCACTGGCCTATGACTCGGGCGGAGTGACTACATCCACCGTAACCGTACCGTTAGTGGCGGCGTTAGGTCTGGGGCTCGCCACGAATGTCGATGGTCGTAACCCGCTGATTGATGGCTTTGGGCTCATCGCCTTTGCCAGTTTATTTCCGATGATCACTGTGATGGGCTATGCCCAGCTAGTGGAACTTAAGAATAAAACCCAAAAGGAGCGAGATAATGCGCTTTAA
- a CDS encoding P-II family nitrogen regulator, whose protein sequence is MRFKLILVFIDDACTDSILDAARSKGATGATVINHARGEGLNKQKTFMGLSLDVQRDVVLLLVEEHLCRAILETVSEVGGFDSDSGKGIAIQIDVEDAVGVAHQVQKLTHDIEDQI, encoded by the coding sequence ATGCGCTTTAAACTGATCTTGGTGTTTATTGACGACGCCTGTACCGACTCTATTCTCGATGCCGCTCGCAGTAAAGGAGCGACGGGGGCGACAGTGATTAATCATGCGCGCGGTGAGGGACTGAATAAACAGAAAACCTTTATGGGGCTGTCGTTAGACGTGCAGCGTGATGTGGTGCTGCTACTGGTTGAAGAGCACCTATGCCGAGCTATTTTAGAAACCGTTAGTGAAGTCGGCGGTTTTGACAGCGATTCGGGTAAAGGTATTGCCATTCAAATTGATGTGGAAGACGCCGTAGGGGTTGCCCACCAAGTACAAAAACTAACTCATGATATTGAGGATCAAATATGA
- a CDS encoding CBS domain-containing protein has product MKTENLVRNHDVMSQDYAMIDGLQTVAEAIDHAVKSRVNVLFVNKRHEDDEFGMVLMSDIAKKVLAQDRSPERVNVYEIMVKPVLCVPGTMDVRYSARLFERFGITKAPVIESGKIAGLVSYHDIVLKGMINKVG; this is encoded by the coding sequence ATGAAGACTGAAAATCTGGTAAGAAATCATGATGTCATGAGTCAAGATTATGCCATGATCGATGGCCTGCAAACCGTGGCCGAGGCTATTGACCACGCGGTGAAAAGCAGGGTAAACGTGCTGTTTGTTAATAAGCGCCATGAAGATGATGAGTTCGGCATGGTACTGATGAGTGACATTGCCAAGAAGGTGCTCGCACAGGATAGATCCCCCGAGAGAGTCAACGTTTATGAGATCATGGTCAAGCCAGTGCTATGTGTACCCGGCACGATGGATGTGCGTTACAGTGCTCGGCTATTCGAGCGTTTCGGCATTACTAAGGCGCCTGTGATAGAGAGCGGTAAGATAGCCGGATTGGTGAGTTACCACGATATAGTGCTTAAAGGCATGATCAATAAGGTGGGCTAG
- a CDS encoding RecX family transcriptional regulator, with product MLRPPLRQAKTIDNVFNSAYWHLSQQDFTINEIRSKLERKTENQEWIDTVIARLIESGYLKSDFDFAVRYCELAFSHELGAGAIRRKLQRRGVSVSEIDSAIERVMDEQNVDTLEMATSRLLGRYDNFHGTNKEKVYAQMTAKGFSRVEIEHALSLHPMRDTLRSKLAVKADRVDLSREIIKLYNKGKGQTLIEQELKQRLIDLSDFEDTLYQLTNAGDVDFYQSCKGELAKKRYDLSDYKEKSKAYAYLSRKGFSCDEIKEAMRLDDG from the coding sequence ATGCTGCGCCCGCCACTACGTCAAGCCAAAACCATCGATAATGTTTTCAATAGTGCCTATTGGCATTTGAGTCAGCAAGACTTCACCATTAATGAGATTCGCAGCAAGCTTGAGCGAAAAACCGAAAACCAAGAGTGGATCGATACTGTAATCGCGAGGCTGATAGAAAGTGGCTATCTAAAAAGTGATTTTGACTTTGCAGTACGCTATTGCGAGCTGGCCTTTAGCCATGAGCTGGGGGCTGGCGCAATAAGGCGCAAGTTACAACGGCGCGGCGTATCAGTTAGCGAGATTGATAGCGCGATAGAGCGGGTGATGGATGAGCAAAATGTCGATACTTTAGAGATGGCAACGTCTAGACTCCTTGGTCGATATGATAACTTTCATGGTACCAATAAAGAGAAAGTCTACGCTCAGATGACCGCAAAAGGTTTTTCTCGAGTTGAGATTGAGCACGCCTTATCGCTGCATCCGATGCGTGACACGCTACGCAGTAAATTGGCCGTCAAGGCGGATAGAGTCGACTTAAGCCGTGAAATAATCAAGTTATATAATAAAGGCAAAGGTCAAACCCTGATAGAGCAGGAGCTTAAGCAGCGACTGATTGACTTGAGCGACTTTGAAGACACCTTGTACCAATTGACGAACGCAGGAGATGTCGATTTTTATCAAAGCTGCAAAGGTGAGCTGGCTAAAAAGCGTTATGACTTATCGGACTATAAAGAAAAGTCCAAAGCCTACGCTTACTTATCTCGTAAAGGCTTTAGCTGTGATGAAATCAAAGAGGCGATGAGGCTCGATGATGGGTAA
- a CDS encoding YbhB/YbcL family Raf kinase inhibitor-like protein gives MRFNKVVLLAACSLFAFSSQAIELNSTNVTEGKTLKNAQLFNQWGCTGENISPELSWNDVPAGTKSFAVTMYDPDAPTGSGWWHWMVVNLPASTQSLPANSGLKGGANLPKGASMVSNDFGFKGFGGGCPPEGAAPHNYQITVYALDVAHLELPENGTAALAGYNIYQHLLGKAVLTAPTNAR, from the coding sequence ATGAGATTCAATAAAGTCGTGTTATTAGCTGCATGTAGTTTATTTGCATTTTCCAGTCAGGCGATAGAGCTAAATAGTACAAATGTCACAGAAGGAAAGACACTTAAAAATGCCCAGTTATTTAATCAATGGGGCTGTACAGGAGAGAATATCTCTCCAGAGCTCAGTTGGAATGACGTCCCTGCAGGGACCAAAAGTTTTGCCGTGACAATGTATGATCCTGATGCGCCAACTGGTAGCGGCTGGTGGCATTGGATGGTTGTTAACTTGCCTGCAAGCACTCAGAGTTTGCCGGCTAACTCGGGTCTAAAGGGAGGGGCTAATCTTCCTAAAGGGGCGAGTATGGTCTCTAATGACTTCGGCTTTAAAGGTTTTGGTGGTGGCTGCCCTCCTGAAGGAGCTGCGCCGCATAATTACCAAATCACTGTTTATGCATTAGATGTTGCCCATCTAGAATTGCCAGAAAATGGAACTGCTGCGCTGGCGGGATATAATATCTATCAGCACCTTTTAGGCAAGGCTGTACTGACTGCGCCGACGAATGCTAGGTAG
- a CDS encoding glutathione S-transferase N-terminal domain-containing protein: MFIIRWVLGRIILFLNFVFAPKKLKRPQEEQQRIDSTTSNMTIYEYKACPFCVKVRRSLRRQGLNIITLDAKQEPHKSTLLNGGGKLQVPCMKIEENGQSTWMYESSEIINFLDKKFA, encoded by the coding sequence ATGTTTATTATTCGTTGGGTATTAGGCCGTATCATTTTGTTTTTAAACTTTGTTTTTGCGCCTAAAAAACTAAAGCGTCCACAAGAAGAGCAACAAAGAATCGACAGCACAACCAGCAACATGACTATTTACGAGTATAAGGCGTGCCCATTTTGCGTTAAGGTTCGTCGCTCACTACGCCGCCAAGGCTTAAACATCATCACACTCGATGCTAAGCAAGAGCCGCATAAGAGCACCTTGTTAAATGGTGGTGGAAAGCTGCAGGTTCCTTGCATGAAGATTGAAGAAAATGGTCAGTCGACTTGGATGTATGAATCATCAGAGATCATCAACTTCCTCGATAAAAAATTTGCATAA
- a CDS encoding Type 1 glutamine amidotransferase-like domain-containing protein produces MKLALLSDPSTENGQMALNVLLQSLVKIDKHSPLRVGYIASQPDPQREFFRQVQQMYQVLGAELSVYLELEAGFSQSALDHLLSCDAIHLSGGDTYRFLKGLKHRKLLPVLRQYAINGGGLIGVSAGAMIITPSIASASLCGDINHCELDDLSALNLVDFMFTPHINPALLQSDRFQQQLAPFKQQLCLCPDDASLLLITDKVEQLGACQWHLL; encoded by the coding sequence ATGAAACTCGCACTACTGAGTGACCCAAGTACCGAAAATGGCCAAATGGCGCTTAATGTATTACTCCAATCGCTCGTAAAGATCGATAAACACTCGCCGCTAAGAGTTGGCTATATTGCATCTCAGCCCGACCCACAGCGAGAGTTCTTTCGACAAGTTCAGCAAATGTATCAAGTGCTCGGCGCCGAACTCAGCGTTTACCTCGAACTAGAGGCAGGATTTTCTCAAAGTGCTCTTGATCACTTATTGAGCTGCGATGCCATTCATCTATCTGGTGGCGATACTTACCGTTTTTTAAAGGGCCTTAAGCATAGAAAGCTACTACCTGTGCTACGCCAATACGCTATCAATGGCGGCGGCCTTATCGGCGTCAGCGCTGGGGCTATGATAATAACCCCCTCGATTGCCAGTGCCAGTCTCTGTGGCGATATCAATCACTGTGAACTCGATGATTTAAGCGCACTCAATCTCGTGGACTTTATGTTTACTCCCCATATTAACCCAGCTCTGCTGCAAAGCGATCGCTTTCAACAACAGTTAGCACCATTCAAGCAGCAACTCTGTTTATGTCCAGATGATGCCAGTCTCCTATTAATTACAGATAAAGTTGAACAACTCGGAGCTTGTCAGTGGCATTTGCTGTAA
- a CDS encoding DUF748 domain-containing protein — MSFIKKLLQPVLKGYRQRPKYQRLLIISAAIYLTFTAILGLLVPYILVKQAPQQLSALLQRPITLESVKINPFTLEVAIDKFQLLETDNKPFVSFQQLSFEYQFWNSVFNTAFSVADVTLTAPAINVVRVKSPQGLRFNFSDIIDSLANRHTEESVSDSTSSAGIPHFMVTNLAIINANLSFVDHVTNSQLHYPNLNFNVKFFDSKHAIKSTLENLGDEQKTNHYSAHVTGRNGGVIATQGLIQLSPLNIVGDAQLTNIQLPQFWSFISKKFAPELTSGRLSLSSNYQLQMQDDKFEVTTDLGLVQLDDVNFDYQKQSIIKLPMIALKGIAFNLQQQTVTAETLDTNGLLLNAKINKNGVDLAALFTPLSETATSAQKAEANPTTQTLANKNNNQSQEQSKPSWKAVLKGINLKDYQVNITEQLVTKNTLWQIDDIDLTTGAIEASLAKPIDYQLSLNINQEGIVKSSGSIDTLKQLVNAKVSIAEFALPQIQDYLKPYVNIVLKQGDFNTQGELVIDAKTEQLSYIGNLSINDLLIKDTVQKKELLKWKGLAINRVAFDKAANRLDIDHIALNQPYGRIIIAKDKSTNIGDLIVKSAANKTDKKGQETKAVTASATTKDTDDKASAKPLALTINKITFKDGSTFFADNSLTPSFAASIVHLDGKISKLSSNSKQTASVDITGKIDRYAPVTLKGDINPLLEQPYLDLDLSFKHLELTSVNPYSGTYAGYYIDRGLLSLDLNYKLDNSQLVGENHLVIDQLKLGKPSDSSLATTLPVTLAIALLQDRHGVIDLGLQVSGDVDDPSFSIGSIVMTAFTNVITKAVTAPFSLLANLLGADEGELDKINFAAGSATLDSKEQEILDKLAKGLNDRPMLTLNIEGGVNMLKDSHALSELQLKRKIAQTAKLDITALPADLSPSSFPTSGPLSDALIKLYETEFGSSAEAVKDKIAAEHQGKEKLTDEQLSQRWHIALYNFTLGAQRIDENALGKLAQQRATTVKTYLIEKKNIAPQRIFLLDSRVELNTGASQALLTLSAK, encoded by the coding sequence ATGTCTTTTATCAAAAAATTGCTTCAGCCTGTGCTTAAGGGCTACCGTCAGCGTCCAAAGTACCAACGCCTGCTCATAATATCCGCCGCGATATACCTCACCTTTACTGCAATTCTAGGCCTTTTAGTTCCATATATCCTTGTAAAGCAAGCACCTCAGCAGTTATCAGCATTATTGCAGCGCCCTATCACTCTCGAAAGCGTTAAGATCAACCCCTTCACGCTTGAGGTTGCTATTGATAAGTTTCAGCTGCTCGAAACAGACAACAAGCCCTTTGTCAGCTTTCAGCAATTAAGCTTTGAATATCAATTTTGGAACTCAGTATTTAATACCGCATTTAGTGTCGCCGATGTCACGTTAACGGCACCAGCGATAAACGTTGTGCGAGTCAAGTCCCCTCAAGGTTTGCGATTTAACTTTTCAGACATTATAGACTCTTTAGCAAATCGGCATACAGAAGAGAGTGTATCAGACTCAACATCGTCTGCAGGTATACCTCACTTTATGGTCACAAATCTGGCCATCATTAATGCTAATTTGAGCTTTGTTGATCACGTAACAAATAGCCAATTGCACTACCCTAATTTAAACTTCAACGTAAAATTTTTCGATTCTAAACATGCAATAAAATCGACACTTGAAAACCTTGGTGACGAGCAAAAAACTAATCACTATTCAGCACACGTTACAGGCCGTAACGGGGGAGTCATCGCCACTCAAGGTTTAATACAACTATCTCCTCTGAACATCGTCGGCGATGCGCAATTAACTAACATCCAACTGCCACAGTTTTGGTCATTTATCTCTAAGAAATTTGCACCAGAGCTAACGTCTGGACGTTTGAGTCTATCGAGCAATTATCAACTCCAGATGCAAGACGATAAATTCGAAGTCACCACCGACCTAGGGCTAGTCCAGCTCGATGATGTTAACTTTGATTACCAGAAACAGTCGATAATCAAGCTGCCCATGATTGCCCTTAAAGGCATAGCCTTCAATCTCCAACAGCAAACAGTTACTGCAGAAACCTTAGATACTAATGGCTTATTGCTTAATGCTAAAATCAATAAAAACGGCGTCGATCTTGCTGCGCTGTTTACCCCATTAAGTGAAACTGCCACCTCAGCGCAAAAGGCTGAAGCAAACCCTACAACGCAAACCCTAGCCAACAAAAACAACAATCAAAGCCAAGAGCAAAGCAAGCCCAGCTGGAAGGCCGTACTTAAGGGGATCAATCTTAAGGATTATCAAGTCAACATCACCGAGCAGCTGGTGACTAAAAACACTCTTTGGCAGATAGACGACATTGACCTCACCACCGGTGCAATAGAGGCCTCCCTTGCCAAGCCCATAGACTATCAACTGTCACTCAACATCAACCAAGAGGGGATAGTTAAATCTAGCGGCAGCATAGATACATTAAAACAGTTAGTGAATGCCAAAGTGTCTATTGCTGAGTTTGCCCTGCCGCAAATACAAGACTACCTAAAACCTTATGTGAATATCGTGCTTAAACAAGGTGATTTCAATACTCAAGGGGAGCTGGTAATCGATGCCAAAACCGAGCAGTTAAGCTATATCGGCAACTTAAGCATTAACGATCTCCTCATTAAAGATACGGTACAGAAAAAAGAGCTACTCAAATGGAAAGGTCTAGCCATCAACCGTGTAGCATTTGATAAGGCAGCCAACCGCCTCGATATCGACCATATTGCCCTAAACCAGCCCTATGGTCGCATCATTATCGCCAAAGATAAGAGCACCAATATTGGCGATCTGATTGTTAAATCTGCTGCAAACAAAACAGACAAAAAGGGTCAAGAGACCAAAGCGGTCACCGCCAGCGCGACGACTAAAGATACTGATGACAAAGCATCGGCTAAGCCATTGGCATTAACTATCAACAAAATCACTTTTAAAGATGGCTCAACCTTCTTCGCCGATAACTCTTTAACGCCCAGTTTTGCGGCGAGTATTGTGCATTTAGACGGTAAGATCAGTAAGCTCTCTTCAAACAGTAAGCAAACCGCATCGGTGGATATCACAGGTAAAATCGATCGCTACGCGCCTGTCACCCTAAAAGGCGATATCAATCCATTACTGGAACAGCCCTACTTAGATTTAGACCTTAGTTTTAAACATCTAGAGCTTACCTCAGTCAACCCATACTCCGGCACTTATGCAGGCTATTACATAGATAGAGGACTGCTATCATTAGATCTCAACTATAAACTCGATAACAGCCAGCTCGTCGGTGAAAATCACTTAGTCATCGACCAACTAAAGCTTGGTAAACCTAGCGATAGCAGCCTAGCCACTACCTTACCAGTCACCTTAGCTATTGCCCTACTGCAAGACAGACACGGTGTGATTGATTTAGGCCTGCAGGTCTCTGGGGATGTTGACGACCCAAGCTTTAGCATCGGCAGCATAGTGATGACCGCCTTTACCAACGTGATCACCAAGGCCGTAACCGCTCCGTTTAGTCTGCTCGCTAATTTACTTGGCGCCGATGAAGGGGAACTCGATAAGATCAATTTTGCAGCAGGGAGCGCGACTCTTGATAGTAAAGAGCAAGAAATCTTAGACAAGTTGGCCAAAGGACTGAATGACAGACCTATGCTGACCCTCAATATTGAGGGAGGCGTTAACATGCTTAAAGACAGTCACGCGCTCAGCGAACTGCAGCTTAAGCGCAAAATCGCCCAAACCGCTAAGCTTGATATCACAGCACTTCCGGCAGATCTTTCACCAAGTAGCTTTCCAACATCAGGGCCACTATCAGATGCACTCATTAAACTCTATGAAACTGAGTTTGGTAGCTCGGCTGAAGCGGTAAAAGATAAAATAGCAGCAGAACATCAAGGGAAAGAGAAGCTAACCGATGAGCAGTTATCTCAGCGCTGGCACATTGCTTTGTATAATTTTACCTTAGGCGCTCAGCGCATAGACGAAAATGCACTTGGTAAACTAGCTCAACAACGTGCAACCACAGTGAAAACCTACTTGATCGAGAAGAAGAATATCGCACCACAAAGAATATTCCTGCTCGATAGTCGAGTGGAGCTTAACACTGGCGCTAGCCAAGCCTTATTAACCTTATCCGCTAAGTAA
- a CDS encoding 2Fe-2S iron-sulfur cluster-binding protein, which produces MSRFFLDGQTFESQLNESVLDTLIRSGNAISYSCKKGTCKTCLVQHVGGELSPGAQRGLNARLKANDYLCACQCIPKDGLRLKTVLEQDLFISAQLVERQFVSDSLMKLVIKLSERLDSLPGQYINLRRFDGLTRSYAIVKCLEGNLIEMHITRKHNGQFSNWLFGTASVGEQLLVQGPLGQCIYKAEYQTDKLILIGHGSGIGAAVGIVEHALALDHQGDIYLYHDARYIQDLYLHSALLKLSLANKQFNYQACITSKAQSEQRLPSRCTYGQAADIAAQQHPIGRDCRVFLCGEPLAVNQAQQQAFLDGFEYTNIHVLPFEYKDLRAAARGGKN; this is translated from the coding sequence ATGAGCAGATTTTTTTTAGATGGACAAACTTTTGAATCTCAACTGAATGAATCAGTTTTGGATACGCTAATTCGTAGTGGGAATGCCATCAGTTACTCATGTAAGAAGGGTACCTGTAAAACCTGCTTAGTACAGCATGTTGGCGGTGAGTTATCGCCTGGGGCGCAGCGTGGTTTAAATGCGAGATTGAAAGCCAATGACTACCTTTGTGCATGCCAATGTATTCCTAAGGATGGATTGAGGCTAAAAACTGTTTTGGAGCAGGATTTATTTATCTCTGCGCAATTAGTTGAGCGTCAGTTTGTCAGCGATTCCCTCATGAAGTTAGTGATTAAGCTATCTGAACGGCTCGATAGTTTGCCGGGGCAATATATCAATTTGCGCCGTTTTGATGGGCTAACTCGCAGTTACGCTATCGTTAAATGCCTAGAAGGTAATCTTATCGAGATGCACATCACGCGAAAACATAATGGCCAATTTAGTAATTGGTTGTTTGGCACTGCCAGTGTGGGAGAGCAGCTTTTAGTGCAGGGACCATTGGGGCAATGTATTTATAAGGCTGAATATCAAACAGATAAGCTTATTCTTATTGGTCATGGTAGTGGTATAGGAGCGGCTGTGGGGATCGTTGAGCACGCGTTAGCGCTGGATCACCAAGGTGATATTTATCTGTACCATGATGCTCGGTATATACAAGATCTTTATTTACATTCGGCATTATTAAAGTTGTCACTGGCAAACAAGCAATTCAATTATCAAGCCTGTATCACCTCAAAGGCACAGAGTGAACAGAGGCTTCCCAGTCGTTGTACTTATGGTCAAGCGGCAGATATTGCTGCACAGCAGCATCCCATTGGTCGAGACTGTCGAGTGTTCCTTTGTGGTGAACCGTTAGCGGTTAATCAAGCGCAGCAACAAGCATTCTTAGATGGGTTCGAGTATACCAATATTCATGTTTTGCCGTTTGAGTATAAGGATTTGCGCGCGGCAGCACGTGGAGGAAAAAATTAA
- a CDS encoding DUF445 domain-containing protein, whose protein sequence is MNKSVITNLIAAILVAVGYLFALPIVLTVGLFALSGAVTNWLAIHMLFEKVPGLYGSGVIPSRFEEFKAAIAHLMMKQFFTEENIDRFLSGDGGVEKQLNLQPVIEKLDLSPAFDALLSTVAQSSLGGMLAMFGGTDAITPLREPFIEKMKSSLSEIAQSDDFYALVKEELEQPNMIADMRAKVEEIVTQRLDELTPQLVKEIIQEMIREHLGWLVVWGGVFGGLIGLAAALIQG, encoded by the coding sequence TTGAATAAGAGTGTTATCACTAATTTAATTGCAGCCATTCTTGTTGCTGTTGGTTATTTGTTTGCTTTACCAATAGTTTTAACTGTTGGGCTATTTGCACTTTCTGGAGCGGTGACTAACTGGTTAGCCATCCATATGTTGTTTGAAAAAGTACCGGGTTTATACGGCTCTGGCGTTATACCCTCACGCTTTGAAGAATTTAAAGCTGCGATTGCGCACTTAATGATGAAGCAGTTCTTTACCGAGGAAAATATCGATCGTTTTTTATCGGGTGACGGTGGCGTTGAAAAGCAGCTAAATCTACAACCCGTTATTGAAAAATTGGATTTATCACCAGCCTTTGACGCCCTCTTGAGCACGGTTGCGCAGTCCTCTCTAGGCGGCATGCTCGCCATGTTCGGTGGCACTGATGCGATTACACCACTGCGTGAACCTTTTATTGAAAAAATGAAAAGTTCCTTAAGTGAGATCGCGCAAAGCGATGATTTTTATGCATTAGTTAAAGAAGAGCTTGAACAGCCAAATATGATTGCCGATATGCGTGCCAAAGTTGAGGAGATTGTGACTCAAAGACTTGATGAGCTGACACCGCAACTTGTGAAAGAAATCATACAAGAGATGATCCGTGAACACTTAGGTTGGCTAGTGGTGTGGGGCGGCGTATTTGGCGGCTTAATAGGTTTAGCTGCGGCGCTAATTCAAGGCTAA
- a CDS encoding VOC family protein, whose amino-acid sequence MHQHHSINYLEIPVKEIDKTKAFFNQVFGWEFIDYGPDYSCFVDVGITGGFFVSDKSFTTNSGCPLIVIYSKDLEASQTNVVQAGGDICKAIFSFPGGRRFHFLDPNGNEYAVWSE is encoded by the coding sequence ATGCATCAGCACCATAGTATTAACTACCTTGAGATCCCGGTTAAGGAGATCGATAAGACTAAGGCGTTTTTCAATCAAGTCTTTGGATGGGAGTTTATCGATTACGGTCCAGACTACAGCTGCTTTGTCGATGTGGGCATAACGGGGGGCTTCTTTGTTAGTGACAAGTCGTTCACCACGAACTCTGGCTGCCCATTAATTGTGATTTATTCCAAAGATCTCGAAGCGTCACAAACTAATGTGGTGCAAGCGGGAGGGGATATTTGCAAAGCCATCTTTTCTTTTCCTGGTGGACGTAGATTCCACTTTCTCGATCCTAATGGTAATGAATATGCCGTCTGGTCTGAATAA
- a CDS encoding 5-carboxymethyl-2-hydroxymuconate Delta-isomerase codes for MPHCTIEYSAPLTDVLSIEALVAACHRGLTESELFEPQAIKTRAHRCEFFKVGESNEASFIHLNIAIMPGRSDEQKSLLLERVYNAISLITATVTSVTIEVIDIKQQHYFKALN; via the coding sequence ATGCCCCATTGTACGATTGAATATTCTGCGCCATTAACCGATGTGTTATCGATTGAGGCTTTAGTTGCAGCCTGCCATAGAGGCTTAACTGAATCAGAGCTGTTTGAGCCTCAGGCTATCAAAACCCGTGCACATCGCTGTGAATTTTTCAAAGTGGGCGAGTCTAATGAGGCAAGTTTCATCCATCTCAATATTGCTATCATGCCGGGTCGCAGCGATGAGCAAAAATCTCTGCTACTTGAGCGAGTGTATAATGCGATCTCATTGATTACTGCGACTGTGACTAGCGTAACTATAGAGGTGATAGATATAAAACAGCAGCATTATTTTAAGGCTCTAAATTGA